One window of the Fusobacterium animalis 7_1 genome contains the following:
- a CDS encoding AAA family ATPase — protein MKKIPIGLSDFKKLIEGNYYYFDKTNFIDEIIKDGSEVKLFTRPRRFGKTLNMSMLKYFFDIREAEENRKLFKNLYIERIENFKEQGQYPVIFLSLKDLKARTWEEMERKIIVMLSGLFSEYEYLLDKLTGTNYQNFKDIAYKKIDLYDLGGTLKLLTKILYEKYNKKVVVLIDEYDAPLVSAYHNKYYDNAKDFFKTFYSSVLKDNTYLQMGVMTGIIRVIKAGIFSDLNNLSTYTILSDFYPNCYGLTEEEVKKSLIDYNLEYEMGDVKDWYDGYRFGKSEVYNPWSILNFLHAKELRAYWVDTSGNDLINDVLKIVRKDIIRDLKKLFDGEGLRQNLSGTSDLSRLLSEEEIWELLLFSGYLTIQEKIDNKNYILRLPNKEVKELFKDTFIERYFGRGNKLIDLMEALTENRIEDYEETLQDILLKSVSYNDTKKGNEAFYHGFILGMSLYLEGEYIVKSNIESGLGRYDVSIEPKNKNKRGYILEFKATDNVDKLEEISKEALRQIEEGKYSSTLKQTGTKEILYLGIAFCGKQIKVSYK, from the coding sequence ATGAAAAAAATACCAATAGGATTAAGTGATTTTAAAAAGTTAATAGAAGGAAACTATTATTATTTTGACAAAACAAACTTTATAGATGAAATAATTAAAGATGGTTCAGAAGTAAAGTTATTTACTCGTCCAAGAAGATTTGGAAAAACATTGAATATGTCTATGTTAAAATATTTTTTTGATATTAGAGAAGCAGAAGAAAATAGAAAATTATTTAAAAATTTATATATAGAAAGAATAGAAAATTTTAAAGAACAAGGACAATATCCAGTAATATTTTTATCATTAAAAGATTTAAAAGCAAGAACTTGGGAAGAAATGGAAAGAAAAATAATTGTTATGCTTTCTGGTTTATTTTCTGAATATGAATATTTACTAGATAAATTAACAGGAACTAATTATCAAAATTTTAAAGATATTGCTTACAAAAAGATAGATTTATATGACTTAGGAGGAACTTTAAAATTATTAACAAAAATTCTATATGAAAAATATAATAAAAAAGTAGTAGTGTTGATAGATGAGTATGATGCACCATTAGTATCAGCATATCATAATAAATATTATGATAATGCAAAAGATTTCTTTAAAACTTTTTATAGTTCAGTATTAAAAGATAATACATATCTACAAATGGGAGTAATGACAGGAATAATAAGAGTAATAAAAGCTGGAATATTCTCTGATTTGAATAATTTAAGTACCTATACAATATTAAGTGATTTTTATCCAAATTGTTATGGATTAACAGAAGAAGAAGTAAAGAAATCGCTTATTGATTATAATTTAGAATATGAAATGGGAGATGTAAAAGATTGGTATGATGGATATAGATTTGGGAAAAGTGAAGTATACAATCCTTGGAGTATATTAAATTTTTTACATGCAAAAGAGTTAAGAGCCTATTGGGTGGATACCTCAGGAAATGATTTAATAAATGATGTATTAAAAATAGTGAGAAAAGATATAATAAGAGATTTAAAAAAATTATTTGATGGAGAAGGATTAAGACAAAATTTATCAGGAACATCAGATTTATCAAGGCTGTTAAGTGAAGAAGAAATATGGGAACTTTTATTATTTAGTGGCTATTTAACAATACAAGAAAAAATAGATAATAAGAATTATATATTAAGATTACCAAATAAAGAAGTAAAAGAACTTTTTAAGGATACTTTTATAGAAAGATACTTTGGAAGAGGAAATAAATTAATAGATTTAATGGAAGCCTTAACAGAAAATAGGATAGAAGATTATGAAGAAACATTACAAGATATATTATTAAAATCAGTTAGTTATAATGATACAAAAAAAGGTAATGAGGCTTTCTATCACGGTTTTATTTTAGGAATGAGCCTGTATTTAGAAGGAGAGTATATAGTAAAGTCAAATATAGAAAGTGGACTAGGTAGATATGATGTATCAATAGAGCCAAAGAATAAAAATAAAAGAGGCTATATATTAGAATTTAAAGCAACAGATAATGTGGATAAATTAGAAGAAATATCAAAAGAAGCATTAAGACAAATAGAAGAGGGTAAATATTCTAGTACATTAAAACAAACAGGCACAAAAGAAATTCTATATTTAGGAATAGCTTTTTGTGGGAAACAAATAAAAGTTAGTTATAAATAA
- a CDS encoding formate--tetrahydrofolate ligase gives MTDIQIAQAAKKENIVEIAKKLGLTEDDIEQYGKYKAKVNLDVLQKSKRPNGKLILVTAITPTPAGEGKSTVTIGLTQALNKMGKLSAAAIREPSLGPVFGMKGGAAGGGYAQVVPMEDINLHFTGDMHAIGVAHNLISACIDNHINSGNALKIDITKITWKRVVDMNDRALRNIVIGLGGKANGYPRQDSFQITVGSEIMAILCLSNSITELKEKIKNIVFATSLEGKLLRVGDLHIEGAVTALLKDAIKPNLVQTLENTPVFIHGGPFANIAHGCNSILATKMALKLTDYAVTEAGFAADLGAEKFIDIKCRLGGIKPDCAVIVATVRALEHHGKGDLKAGLENLDKHIDNIKNKYKLPLVVAINKFITDTDEQIDMIEKFCNERGAEVSLCEVWAKGGEGGIDLAEKVLKAIDNNKVEFDYFYDENLTIKEKIEKICKEIYGADGVVFAPATKKVFDVIEAEGLNKLPVCMSKTQKSISDNPALLGKPTGFKVTINELRLAAGAGFIIAMAGNIIDMPGLPKKPSAEVIDIDENGVISGLF, from the coding sequence ATGACTGATATTCAAATTGCACAAGCAGCTAAAAAGGAAAACATTGTAGAAATTGCTAAGAAATTAGGATTGACAGAGGACGATATAGAACAATATGGAAAATATAAAGCTAAGGTTAATTTAGATGTTCTTCAAAAAAGTAAGAGACCTAATGGTAAATTAATTTTAGTAACTGCAATTACACCTACTCCAGCAGGAGAAGGAAAATCAACTGTAACTATTGGGCTTACACAAGCTCTAAACAAAATGGGTAAATTATCAGCAGCAGCAATAAGAGAACCATCTTTAGGACCAGTTTTTGGAATGAAAGGTGGAGCAGCAGGTGGAGGATATGCACAAGTTGTTCCTATGGAAGATATTAACTTACATTTCACTGGGGATATGCATGCAATAGGGGTAGCTCATAACTTAATCTCTGCTTGTATAGATAACCATATCAATTCTGGAAATGCATTAAAAATAGATATAACTAAAATAACTTGGAAAAGAGTTGTGGACATGAATGACAGAGCTCTTAGAAATATAGTTATTGGACTTGGAGGAAAAGCTAATGGATATCCAAGACAAGATTCTTTCCAAATTACAGTTGGTTCTGAAATAATGGCAATACTTTGCTTATCTAATTCAATAACTGAATTAAAAGAAAAAATTAAAAATATAGTTTTTGCAACTTCATTAGAAGGAAAATTATTAAGAGTTGGAGATTTACATATAGAAGGAGCAGTTACTGCACTTCTTAAAGATGCTATAAAACCTAACTTAGTTCAAACATTAGAAAATACTCCTGTGTTTATACATGGAGGACCATTTGCTAATATAGCTCATGGATGTAACTCTATACTTGCTACAAAAATGGCATTAAAATTAACTGATTATGCAGTAACAGAAGCAGGATTTGCTGCTGACTTAGGAGCAGAAAAATTCATAGACATTAAATGTAGACTTGGTGGAATAAAACCTGATTGTGCTGTTATAGTTGCAACAGTTAGAGCTTTGGAACATCATGGAAAAGGTGATTTAAAAGCAGGATTAGAAAACTTAGATAAACATATAGATAATATTAAAAATAAATATAAATTACCATTAGTTGTTGCAATCAATAAATTTATAACAGACACTGATGAACAAATTGATATGATAGAAAAATTCTGTAATGAAAGAGGAGCAGAAGTTTCTCTATGTGAAGTTTGGGCAAAAGGTGGAGAAGGTGGAATAGACCTTGCAGAAAAAGTTTTAAAAGCAATAGATAATAATAAAGTTGAATTTGATTATTTCTATGATGAAAACTTAACTATTAAAGAAAAAATAGAAAAAATTTGTAAAGAAATCTATGGAGCGGATGGTGTTGTATTTGCACCTGCAACTAAAAAAGTGTTTGATGTAATAGAAGCTGAAGGATTAAACAAACTTCCAGTATGTATGTCAAAAACTCAAAAATCTATTTCTGATAATCCAGCATTATTAGGAAAACCAACTGGATTTAAAGTTACAATAAATGAATTACGTCTAGCTGCTGGAGCAGGATTTATTATAGCTATGGCAGGAAATATTATAGATATGCCAGGACTACCTAAGAAACCATCAGCAGAAGTAATTGATATTGATGAAAATGGGGTTATCTCTGGATTATTCTAA
- a CDS encoding YoaK family protein, whose protein sequence is MNKQKLKKFFDNKEEFAPNERLWLFCMLMLIAGFWGGFTYSLRGRVFVNAQTGNLVFLSLGIASWDTALIKNALATFLAYFLGIITAELISKEINKVSFLIWERILLFFSLIVTICLGFIPETAPFEFTNFSIAFTAAMQFNTFERAHGMGMATPFCTNHVKQASANLIRFLKTRDSNKLRISLSHLSMILSFVTGATLSIFLGKIFLGKAIWLSSFFILITLYFFSKSLKTYKIKKVK, encoded by the coding sequence ATGAATAAACAAAAATTAAAAAAATTTTTTGATAATAAAGAAGAGTTTGCTCCAAATGAGAGACTTTGGCTATTTTGTATGTTAATGTTGATTGCAGGATTTTGGGGAGGTTTCACTTATTCTTTAAGAGGTAGAGTTTTTGTAAATGCTCAAACTGGTAACTTAGTGTTTTTATCATTAGGTATTGCTTCTTGGGATACTGCTCTTATTAAAAATGCTCTTGCAACATTCTTAGCCTACTTTTTGGGAATAATAACAGCTGAACTTATTTCAAAAGAAATTAACAAAGTATCATTTCTTATTTGGGAAAGAATTTTACTATTTTTCAGTCTTATAGTAACTATATGTTTGGGGTTTATTCCTGAAACTGCTCCTTTTGAATTTACAAATTTTAGCATAGCTTTTACTGCTGCAATGCAATTTAACACCTTTGAAAGAGCACATGGAATGGGAATGGCTACTCCATTTTGTACCAACCATGTAAAACAGGCATCAGCCAATTTAATTAGATTTTTAAAAACAAGAGATAGTAATAAATTAAGAATTTCTTTAAGTCATTTAAGTATGATATTATCCTTTGTTACAGGTGCAACATTATCAATATTTTTAGGAAAAATTTTCTTAGGAAAAGCTATTTGGCTATCTTCATTCTTTATACTTATAACCTTATATTTCTTTTCAAAATCTTTAAAAACTTATAAAATTAAGAAAGTAAAATAA
- a CDS encoding autotransporter domain-containing protein, with product MYSDWRGTYKGRGDKSKKYPYEGVFVRESGENEINRYVSSESSFYSKLPKSTNPYSASSNARQGLTGYGIASTIPVPEPIVDLELNAAINPKVVNKADLNLVPKTANKPTLPEPVRFSPIDPNIVPPDDPALPVPPTFKVYLGADCNSDGGLGCDSDGNTPRQKTAGTFLASGLNNRSKQNIDTILHYTWPGNSGVPASAGSLAFKMWADDSRIPRGANGDITLPANKVYFNSYNYSYNGGVNEYSSAVANSLQGSKNNQYFFVGGSRFVEVDNRHSGLYELPSGKTVNLGGIFTLGLVSQQNGTELKNSGTITDKEEKDEEWIKNMPHDSGKNYLTVHGPTEDYKITNDGDGYVGYKVGIAQVEENGESGQHTWSFSGSDQKLTNAGVIDFRGTRSIGMYDYLQHDRSHAIMKNTGTGVINLSGSESYGMKIASRTAPRAEMTNEGTINLRKNPDGNDRADKSAAMALMEDISVTNKVNLDSGKAKNTGTINLTDVQNSSGAYINIDSDITNDTNGKINISSTIAKMAHDQAVNVGMRADGGTGNGGTNKATVINKGTISLDGSFAIGMLANGAKLNNTGTITTTANKTISNGIGIAAVNGANIENTGTIKLTGTGDTNNIGVYLKGSTGTVGATGSPSIDVSGNKSIGVFTVNNKSTVSTLTMRGNVKVSGNGISGIVAKGGSQVTLNGVANVTVDNNGSVSSPIGARGSYGVVVEGSSSKFEGNDTTVNAKITNPESIGMYSEGSLTVNKANVTATNGALNFYANNGKIEIRNGGTTETGQKSLLFYTRGTNANIKLSGGTLNATIKGGSTPSTRGTAFYYEGTGNTFDKTAIENYFKQKFGDGTNSTLGHLNLNMEAGSRLFVASKVKMNLTNTAASKLTTGLTGGPNISGSGYKTFMLYLSELTVDNTVNLDNATDPYNELEIANSSIINKNTMSGSKNRQVAMAQENGKDTSSVPFPASQVKLTNDTSGKINLTGEETTGMYAKRGQIDNKGEISVGKKSTAIYLEDDDLGTSATEGTVTNSGKITLGENSTGVYFKNGVSSKAGGVTNSGKIGSSANNVIAMTFDTGSNTKTFKNDTAGEINLTGDNSTAMYATGAGTYTAENAGKITLGNSANANNPNVAMFTDKSQITLKNNGKITAGNKAVGLYGYTADTGSSSDINVGQGGTGIYSKGGNVTLNGKMTVGANDAVGVFTKGVGQTITNNATNINIGDSSYGFVNKQTAGGNTFISNTPSVTVGNDVVYAYSTDTKGSVNNKTTLTSTGSGNYGLYSAGNVTNDANINFGSGIGNVGVYSISNGTATNRAGRSITVGGSDPDNNKYGIGMAAGYEKTDHGNIINQGTINVNGKNSIGMYATGRNSTATNNGTINLGADEAVGMYLDNGAKGVNNGTITTVGSPKKVTGVAVRNGATFENNGTIHIDSAGGQAYFKVQGGIIKNYGTFTLGSGAVKEYTPGSKPTGKEVGGVNINAPAGATRATITRNGNPVTPVTISNAVGQRNPLTSSIGMYVDTLRGTNPIGGLIPSGEADLIIGSEASKVTTAKDIEVNGEILKPYNKAIAANPQITNWKIYSGAFTWIATGTIDSATQQIKNLYLSKIPYTKFAGNESTPVDKKDTYNFLDGLEQRYGVEKLGSRENQVFQKLNGIGNNEEVLFYQATDEMMGHQYANVQQRIQSTGKVLDKEFDYLRNEWQTVSKDSNKVKVFGTRGEYKTDTAGVIDYKNYAYGVAYVHEDEDIKMGRGVGWYTGIVQNTFKFKDIGKSKEEQLQGKVGLLKSVPFDHNNSLNWTITGDIFVGYNKMHRKYLVVDDIFNAKARYYTYGIGVKNQLTKSFRLSEDFSLSPYVALNLEYGRVSKIREKSGEIKLEVKHNDYFSVSPEIGAELAFRHFINRKTLRVGLGVAYENELGRVANGKNKARVAHTNADWFNIRGEKEDRRGNVKFDLNLGLDNQRYGVTANAGYDTKGHNIRGGLGLRVIF from the coding sequence ATGTACAGTGATTGGAGAGGTACATATAAAGGAAGAGGAGATAAATCTAAAAAATATCCTTATGAAGGAGTTTTTGTAAGAGAAAGTGGAGAGAATGAAATAAATAGATATGTTTCAAGCGAAAGCTCATTTTATAGTAAATTACCTAAATCAACAAATCCTTATTCAGCTTCATCAAATGCAAGACAAGGGCTAACAGGTTATGGAATTGCAAGTACTATACCAGTTCCAGAACCAATAGTTGATTTGGAATTAAATGCTGCAATAAATCCAAAGGTAGTAAATAAGGCAGATTTGAATTTGGTTCCTAAAACAGCAAATAAACCAACTTTGCCTGAACCAGTGAGATTCTCGCCAATAGATCCTAATATTGTGCCACCAGATGACCCAGCATTACCAGTACCTCCTACATTTAAGGTATATTTAGGTGCTGATTGTAATAGTGATGGTGGTTTAGGATGTGATAGTGATGGTAATACCCCTCGTCAAAAAACAGCTGGAACTTTCTTAGCTAGTGGATTGAATAATAGGAGTAAACAAAATATTGATACTATATTACACTATACTTGGCCAGGGAATAGTGGGGTTCCTGCTTCTGCTGGTTCGTTAGCATTTAAAATGTGGGCTGATGATAGTAGAATTCCTAGAGGAGCTAATGGAGATATAACATTACCTGCTAACAAAGTTTATTTTAACTCATATAATTATTCTTATAATGGAGGAGTAAATGAATATTCTTCTGCTGTGGCAAACTCATTACAGGGAAGTAAAAATAATCAATATTTCTTTGTTGGAGGTTCACGTTTTGTTGAAGTTGACAATAGACATTCAGGGCTTTATGAATTACCATCAGGAAAAACTGTTAATTTAGGAGGAATTTTTACACTAGGACTTGTGTCTCAACAAAATGGTACTGAATTAAAAAATTCAGGAACTATAACAGATAAAGAAGAAAAAGATGAAGAATGGATAAAAAATATGCCACATGATTCTGGAAAAAATTATTTAACAGTACATGGTCCAACAGAAGATTATAAAATAACAAATGATGGAGATGGGTATGTTGGATATAAAGTAGGAATAGCCCAAGTAGAAGAAAATGGTGAAAGTGGACAACATACTTGGTCTTTTAGTGGTAGTGATCAGAAATTAACAAATGCTGGAGTAATTGATTTTAGAGGAACACGTTCTATAGGGATGTACGATTATTTACAACATGATAGATCACATGCTATTATGAAAAATACTGGGACAGGAGTTATTAATTTAAGTGGCTCTGAAAGTTATGGTATGAAAATAGCTTCTCGTACAGCTCCAAGAGCTGAGATGACAAATGAAGGTACTATTAATCTTAGAAAGAATCCTGATGGGAATGATAGAGCTGATAAATCAGCAGCTATGGCATTAATGGAAGATATAAGTGTTACTAATAAAGTTAATTTAGATTCAGGAAAAGCAAAGAATACTGGAACTATAAATCTAACTGATGTACAAAATTCATCAGGAGCATATATTAACATAGATAGTGATATAACAAATGATACTAATGGAAAGATAAATATAAGTTCAACTATTGCTAAAATGGCTCATGATCAAGCTGTAAATGTAGGTATGAGAGCAGATGGAGGAACAGGAAATGGTGGAACTAATAAAGCTACAGTAATAAACAAAGGTACAATTTCACTAGATGGTAGCTTTGCAATAGGAATGTTAGCAAATGGGGCTAAACTTAATAATACTGGTACTATAACAACAACAGCAAATAAGACTATATCAAATGGTATAGGTATTGCAGCTGTAAATGGTGCTAATATAGAAAATACAGGAACAATAAAATTAACAGGTACAGGAGATACAAATAATATAGGAGTATATCTAAAAGGTTCAACAGGAACTGTAGGGGCAACAGGATCACCATCAATAGATGTATCAGGGAATAAGTCAATAGGTGTATTTACTGTTAATAATAAGAGTACTGTTAGTACATTGACTATGAGAGGAAATGTAAAAGTTTCAGGAAATGGAATAAGTGGAATAGTTGCTAAGGGTGGTTCACAAGTAACATTAAATGGTGTAGCAAATGTAACAGTTGATAATAATGGTTCAGTTTCATCTCCTATTGGGGCAAGAGGTTCTTATGGTGTAGTTGTAGAAGGTTCATCAAGTAAATTTGAGGGAAATGATACAACAGTTAATGCAAAGATAACTAACCCAGAATCTATTGGAATGTATTCTGAAGGAAGTTTAACTGTAAATAAGGCTAACGTAACAGCAACTAATGGTGCTCTAAATTTCTATGCTAATAATGGAAAAATAGAAATAAGAAATGGTGGAACAACAGAAACAGGACAAAAGTCATTGTTATTCTACACAAGAGGAACTAATGCTAATATAAAACTTAGTGGAGGAACATTAAATGCTACTATAAAGGGTGGTTCTACTCCAAGTACAAGAGGTACAGCTTTCTATTATGAAGGGACTGGAAATACATTTGATAAAACTGCTATTGAAAATTACTTTAAACAAAAATTTGGTGATGGAACTAATAGTACATTAGGACATTTGAATTTGAATATGGAAGCAGGTTCAAGATTGTTTGTTGCTTCTAAAGTAAAAATGAATTTAACAAATACAGCAGCTTCTAAGTTGACAACAGGTTTGACAGGAGGACCTAATATATCAGGTTCAGGTTATAAAACATTTATGTTGTATTTAAGTGAATTAACAGTAGATAACACAGTTAATTTAGATAATGCTACTGATCCATATAATGAATTGGAAATTGCAAATTCATCTATTATAAATAAAAATACTATGTCAGGTAGTAAAAATAGACAAGTTGCAATGGCTCAAGAAAATGGAAAAGACACAAGTAGTGTTCCATTCCCTGCAAGTCAAGTTAAATTAACTAATGATACTTCAGGAAAAATTAATTTGACTGGTGAAGAAACAACAGGAATGTATGCTAAGAGAGGACAAATAGACAACAAAGGTGAAATCAGTGTTGGTAAAAAGTCAACAGCTATATATTTAGAAGATGATGACTTAGGAACATCAGCTACTGAAGGTACTGTAACTAATAGTGGAAAGATAACATTAGGAGAAAATTCAACAGGAGTATACTTTAAAAATGGAGTTTCTTCAAAAGCTGGTGGAGTAACTAATAGTGGTAAAATAGGAAGTTCTGCAAATAATGTTATAGCAATGACATTTGATACAGGTTCTAACACTAAAACTTTTAAAAATGATACAGCTGGTGAAATTAATTTAACTGGTGATAATTCAACAGCAATGTATGCAACTGGTGCTGGAACTTATACAGCAGAAAATGCTGGAAAGATAACATTAGGAAATTCAGCAAATGCAAATAATCCTAATGTAGCGATGTTTACTGATAAATCACAAATAACATTGAAGAATAATGGAAAAATTACTGCTGGAAATAAAGCTGTTGGACTATATGGATATACAGCTGACACAGGTTCAAGTTCTGATATCAATGTAGGACAAGGTGGAACAGGTATATATTCTAAAGGTGGAAATGTAACATTAAATGGAAAAATGACAGTAGGAGCTAATGATGCAGTTGGAGTCTTCACAAAAGGTGTTGGACAAACAATAACAAATAATGCAACAAATATTAATATAGGAGATAGTTCTTATGGATTTGTAAATAAACAAACTGCAGGAGGTAATACTTTTATCAGTAATACACCAAGTGTTACAGTAGGAAATGATGTAGTATATGCTTATTCAACAGATACAAAAGGAAGTGTAAATAATAAGACTACATTAACTTCAACAGGAAGTGGAAACTATGGATTATATTCAGCAGGAAATGTGACAAATGATGCTAATATAAACTTTGGTTCAGGTATAGGAAATGTGGGAGTTTATAGTATTAGTAATGGAACTGCAACTAACCGTGCTGGTAGAAGTATAACAGTTGGAGGTTCAGATCCAGATAATAATAAATATGGAATAGGTATGGCAGCAGGTTATGAAAAGACAGATCATGGAAATATCATTAACCAAGGTACTATAAATGTAAATGGTAAAAATAGTATAGGTATGTATGCAACAGGAAGAAACTCAACTGCAACAAATAATGGTACAATTAATCTTGGGGCTGATGAAGCAGTAGGTATGTATCTTGATAATGGTGCTAAAGGAGTAAACAATGGCACTATTACAACTGTTGGAAGTCCTAAGAAAGTAACAGGAGTGGCAGTAAGAAATGGTGCAACATTTGAAAATAATGGAACAATACATATTGATTCTGCTGGAGGACAAGCATATTTTAAAGTGCAAGGTGGAATAATTAAAAACTATGGAACATTTACATTAGGAAGTGGAGCAGTAAAAGAATATACTCCTGGAAGTAAGCCAACAGGTAAAGAAGTTGGGGGAGTAAATATTAATGCACCAGCTGGAGCAACAAGAGCTACTATAACAAGAAATGGAAATCCTGTAACACCAGTTACAATTTCTAATGCAGTGGGTCAAAGAAATCCTTTAACATCATCAATAGGAATGTATGTGGATACATTAAGAGGAACTAACCCTATTGGAGGTTTAATTCCATCAGGAGAAGCTGACTTGATAATTGGTTCTGAAGCATCAAAAGTAACAACTGCTAAAGATATAGAAGTAAATGGAGAAATCCTTAAACCATATAATAAAGCTATTGCAGCAAATCCACAAATAACAAATTGGAAGATATATAGTGGAGCATTTACTTGGATAGCAACAGGAACTATTGATAGTGCAACACAACAAATAAAGAATTTGTATTTGTCAAAAATTCCTTATACTAAGTTTGCAGGAAATGAGTCAACACCAGTTGATAAGAAAGATACATATAACTTCTTAGATGGATTAGAACAAAGATATGGTGTTGAAAAATTAGGTTCAAGAGAAAATCAAGTGTTCCAAAAATTAAATGGAATAGGAAATAATGAAGAAGTACTATTCTATCAAGCAACAGATGAAATGATGGGACACCAATATGCAAATGTTCAACAAAGAATACAATCAACAGGAAAAGTATTGGATAAAGAATTTGATTATCTAAGAAATGAATGGCAAACTGTATCTAAAGATTCAAATAAAGTAAAAGTATTTGGAACTAGAGGAGAATATAAGACAGATACAGCTGGAGTAATTGATTATAAGAATTATGCTTATGGTGTAGCCTATGTTCATGAAGATGAAGATATCAAAATGGGAAGAGGTGTAGGTTGGTACACAGGTATAGTACAAAATACATTTAAGTTTAAAGATATTGGAAAATCAAAAGAAGAACAATTACAAGGTAAAGTAGGATTATTAAAATCAGTACCATTTGATCATAACAATAGTTTAAACTGGACAATAACAGGAGATATCTTTGTAGGATACAATAAGATGCACAGAAAATACTTAGTAGTAGATGATATCTTTAATGCAAAAGCAAGATATTATACTTATGGAATAGGAGTTAAGAATCAATTAACAAAGAGTTTCAGACTAAGTGAAGACTTCTCATTATCACCATATGTAGCATTGAACTTAGAATATGGAAGAGTAAGTAAGATAAGAGAAAAATCAGGAGAAATAAAATTAGAAGTAAAACATAATGATTACTTCTCAGTAAGTCCAGAAATAGGAGCAGAACTTGCATTCAGACATTTTATTAATAGAAAGACACTAAGAGTTGGATTAGGAGTAGCCTATGAAAATGAATTAGGAAGAGTAGCAAATGGAAAGAATAAAGCAAGAGTAGCTCATACAAATGCAGACTGGTTCAATATCAGAGGAGAAAAAGAAGATAGAAGAGGCAATGTAAAATTTGACTTAAATCTAGGACTTGATAACCAAAGATATGGAGTAACAGCAAATGCAGGATATGATACAAAAGGACATAATATAAGAGGAGGATTAGGACTTAGAGTTATATTCTAA
- a CDS encoding autotransporter-associated N-terminal domain-containing protein yields the protein MGNNNLYKIENTLRSIAKRYKSVKYSLGLAILFLMMGVGAFSAEVNDPQVNGVPTREEIATSKENLKNSVGSLQSKIDSARAENEKGLTGLKLELIQLMEQGDQVVKSP from the coding sequence ATGGGAAATAATAATCTATATAAGATTGAAAATACCTTACGTTCAATAGCAAAAAGATATAAAAGCGTAAAGTATTCACTAGGTTTAGCAATATTATTTTTGATGATGGGGGTAGGAGCATTTTCTGCAGAAGTAAATGATCCACAAGTAAATGGAGTACCAACAAGAGAAGAAATTGCTACATCAAAAGAAAATCTAAAAAATTCTGTTGGAAGTCTGCAATCAAAAATTGACAGTGCAAGAGCTGAAAATGAAAAAGGATTGACAGGATTAAAATTAGAATTAATTCAATTAATGGAACAAGGAGACCAAGTAGTAAAATCACCATAG
- a CDS encoding OmpA family protein, whose product MGKRKNSTTTIMVMLFLLVFSLPALAVQALTTTQMRENSIRINALELKDIDILNSEAPKEMTIVLDERSLNFDFDKSIVKPQYFDLLKNIKEFVEQNNYEITIVGHTDSIGSNQYNFGLSRRRAEAVKAKLLEFGLAEDRIVGIEAMGEEQPIATNATKEGRAQNRRVEFKLVQREAVQGTTAAPVANENK is encoded by the coding sequence ATGGGAAAGAGAAAAAACTCAACAACAACAATAATGGTAATGTTGTTCTTATTAGTATTTTCTTTACCAGCATTAGCAGTTCAAGCCTTAACAACAACTCAAATGCGTGAAAATAGTATAAGAATAAATGCATTAGAATTAAAAGATATAGATATATTAAATTCAGAAGCACCAAAAGAAATGACAATAGTGTTAGATGAAAGATCATTGAATTTTGATTTTGATAAATCAATAGTAAAGCCACAATATTTTGATTTATTAAAGAATATAAAAGAATTTGTAGAACAAAACAACTATGAAATAACAATAGTAGGACATACAGACTCAATAGGAAGTAACCAATATAACTTTGGACTTTCAAGAAGAAGAGCAGAAGCAGTAAAAGCAAAGTTATTGGAATTTGGATTAGCAGAAGATAGAATAGTAGGAATAGAAGCAATGGGAGAAGAACAACCAATAGCAACTAATGCCACAAAAGAAGGAAGAGCACAAAATAGAAGAGTTGAATTTAAGTTAGTTCAAAGAGAAGCTGTTCAAGGAACAACAGCAGCTCCAGTAGCAAATGAAAATAAATAA